A stretch of the Rhodospirillales bacterium genome encodes the following:
- a CDS encoding M48 family metallopeptidase: MSNAKPAREDVLNIDGRKICLRSHHHRKARHMILRIDAKADCVLLTLPRSVSYTSGIKFAREKSDWFIRRLDSLPPLTPFADESLIPFQGEKLCIRYFPLAGAAPIFDQNILYVPGPEHKMADSVRGWLRHEAQQLMATLSASKAEKIGRPPPPIRLNDPRSRWGSCSETGRINFSWRLIMAPKIVLEYVVAHEVAHLEELNHGKQFEKIVRSLTENVDEARDWLTEEGTGLLRYG, from the coding sequence ATGAGCAATGCCAAACCCGCGCGCGAAGATGTCTTGAACATAGATGGGCGAAAAATATGCCTGCGCTCCCATCATCACCGCAAAGCACGGCATATGATTTTGCGCATTGATGCCAAAGCGGACTGCGTCCTCCTGACCCTGCCGCGCAGCGTGTCCTATACATCAGGCATTAAATTTGCTCGTGAAAAAAGCGATTGGTTTATTCGACGCCTTGATTCACTGCCCCCGCTCACCCCATTTGCTGATGAATCCCTGATTCCATTTCAGGGCGAAAAACTGTGTATTCGCTATTTTCCATTGGCCGGTGCCGCGCCCATTTTTGATCAAAATATTCTCTACGTTCCAGGCCCCGAACATAAAATGGCCGACAGCGTGCGGGGATGGCTCCGGCACGAAGCGCAGCAATTGATGGCAACCTTAAGTGCCAGCAAGGCTGAAAAAATTGGCCGCCCCCCGCCACCAATCCGTCTAAACGATCCCCGGTCCCGTTGGGGCAGCTGTTCTGAGACGGGGCGGATTAATTTTTCATGGCGCCTGATTATGGCGCCCAAGATCGTCCTTGAATACGTTGTCGCCCATGAGGTCGCCCATCTGGAAGAATTGAACCACGGCAAACAGTTTGAAAAAATCGTCCGCAGCCTGACCGAAAATGTTGACGAAGCCCGGGACTGGCTGACCGAAGAAGGCACCGGGCTGTTGCGCTATGGCTGA
- a CDS encoding dihydrodipicolinate synthase family protein: protein MVDNAAPIKGVLAAALTALDENFSPDSKLTADHCHWLLANGCNGIGLLGTTGEAFSFSASERMRLLEGVIDQGIPPDRLIVGTGAAALDDAITLTAHATSLGCVGCLVVPPFYFKNISDDGLYAAYDEIITRVDNPALRLYLYNFPQTSAVPITRNVIDRLIKTWPDTIAGLKDSSASVENMVGLARDYPELSIYSGTERLLLDILEAGGKGCIAAGANITAPAIAALYSEWEKSGASPAAFKAQEKVSALRDVFDGISMIPAMKLLLARHLNLPRWAQVVPPMVPITDDGIDAFMAHAKSGGVVLS from the coding sequence ATGGTTGATAACGCTGCCCCCATTAAAGGCGTCCTTGCTGCGGCACTGACTGCGCTGGATGAAAATTTTTCCCCGGATTCTAAACTGACCGCCGATCACTGCCATTGGCTTTTGGCCAATGGGTGCAATGGCATTGGGCTTTTGGGCACCACAGGAGAAGCATTTTCATTTTCGGCATCTGAGCGCATGCGCCTTTTAGAAGGCGTTATCGATCAGGGCATCCCGCCAGATCGCCTTATTGTCGGAACAGGGGCTGCCGCCCTTGACGATGCCATCACCCTGACGGCACATGCAACAAGCCTTGGCTGCGTGGGATGTCTGGTGGTGCCGCCCTTTTATTTTAAAAATATCAGCGACGATGGCCTTTATGCGGCTTATGACGAAATCATCACCCGCGTCGATAACCCCGCCCTCAGGCTTTATCTCTATAACTTCCCTCAAACCTCTGCGGTGCCCATCACGCGCAACGTTATTGACCGTTTGATCAAGACCTGGCCTGACACCATTGCCGGACTAAAAGATTCATCCGCATCTGTTGAAAACATGGTGGGGTTGGCACGGGACTATCCTGAACTCAGCATCTATTCCGGCACAGAAAGACTGCTTTTGGACATATTAGAAGCTGGCGGAAAGGGCTGCATTGCGGCAGGTGCCAATATTACCGCCCCTGCCATTGCCGCACTGTATAGCGAATGGGAAAAATCCGGCGCAAGCCCTGCTGCCTTTAAGGCCCAGGAAAAAGTATCTGCCTTGCGCGATGTTTTTGATGGCATTTCCATGATTCCAGCCATGAAACTGCTTTTGGCGCGACATTTAAACCTGCCCCGATGGGCACAGGTGGTGCCCCCCATGGTGCCAATCACTGATGATGGCATCGATGCCTTTATGGCCCATGCCAAATCCGGCGGGGTGGTACTGTCATGA
- the recF gene encoding DNA replication/repair protein RecF, which translates to MTELAAHFAVTGLTLTAFRNYERMRLDLDGRPVVLTGSNGAGKTNILEAISFLGAGRGLRSARLIEVDRQVSGASIAPWAVAAVLENPMGRFEVGTGRDGQSLASRRIVRIDGKPQSGPAALAERVPVLWLTPAQDRLFHDQPGSRRRFLDKLVAVLDPAHATRISEYEKSMRERARLLRDGRLNGGADASWLTALEHTMATSGIAIAAARQLAAADLTQAADSGIGPFPAALIAVVGETETWLDEGPALAAEERLAKALADCRQRDGEHGGAGVGPHRSDMVVEHRDRALGAAQLSTGEQKTLLISIILGAARLQATLRGFAPIILLDEVAAHLDDTYRQALYQEIAALGAQAWMTGVDADLFSGLGDAAQFFKVDDGALKAP; encoded by the coding sequence CTGACCGAACTTGCAGCCCATTTTGCAGTTACCGGCCTCACCCTGACAGCTTTTCGGAATTACGAACGGATGCGCCTTGATCTTGATGGGCGGCCGGTGGTGCTGACCGGGTCCAATGGCGCCGGTAAGACCAATATTTTAGAAGCGATTTCATTTTTGGGGGCTGGACGGGGCCTGCGCAGTGCGCGATTGATAGAGGTTGATCGCCAGGTTTCTGGGGCATCTATTGCCCCTTGGGCGGTGGCGGCCGTGTTGGAAAACCCCATGGGACGGTTCGAGGTGGGCACCGGGAGAGATGGCCAAAGTCTGGCATCGCGGCGCATTGTGCGCATTGATGGAAAACCACAGTCCGGTCCGGCGGCGCTGGCTGAACGGGTGCCGGTTTTGTGGCTGACCCCGGCACAGGATCGCTTGTTTCATGACCAACCGGGATCGCGCAGGCGATTTTTGGATAAACTGGTCGCCGTGCTGGACCCGGCCCATGCGACGCGCATCAGCGAGTATGAAAAAAGTATGCGCGAACGCGCGCGCCTTCTTCGTGATGGCCGCCTGAATGGTGGTGCAGATGCGTCTTGGCTGACAGCCCTTGAACATACCATGGCCACCAGTGGCATTGCCATCGCGGCTGCGCGTCAATTGGCAGCAGCAGATTTAACCCAGGCGGCAGATTCTGGCATTGGCCCGTTTCCAGCAGCGCTTATCGCCGTTGTAGGTGAAACGGAGACCTGGCTTGATGAAGGCCCTGCCCTTGCGGCCGAAGAACGATTGGCGAAAGCTTTGGCAGACTGCCGCCAGCGCGATGGCGAACATGGCGGTGCGGGGGTTGGCCCACACCGGTCAGATATGGTGGTTGAACACCGCGATCGCGCACTGGGCGCCGCACAATTATCCACGGGCGAACAAAAGACCCTGTTGATTTCAATTATTCTGGGTGCAGCAAGGCTTCAGGCGACGTTGCGGGGGTTTGCACCGATTATCTTGCTGGATGAAGTAGCAGCCCATTTGGATGACACCTATCGCCAAGCCCTCTATCAGGAAATTGCGGCCCTGGGTGCGCAGGCGTGGATGACGGGGGTGGACGCTGACCTGTTTTCTGGGCTCGGTGATGCCGCCCAATTTTTCAAGGTTGATGATGGTGCGCTGAAGGCGCCCTGA
- a CDS encoding YcgN family cysteine cluster protein: MTEKTDIPFWKRKTLTEMTRDEWESLCDGCGKCCLLKLEDWDTAEVSYTSVACRGLDSKTCQCKFYDRRKEEVSDCIVLRPAMVPGFPWLPSTCAYRLIHEGKDLEDWHPLVSGDPQSVHRAGISVKGKTVDEEEAGDELDDYIVKWPE; this comes from the coding sequence ATGACGGAAAAAACAGACATCCCCTTTTGGAAACGCAAGACCCTGACGGAAATGACCCGCGACGAATGGGAATCCCTTTGTGATGGCTGTGGAAAATGCTGCCTTTTAAAGCTTGAGGACTGGGATACCGCAGAAGTCTCATACACCTCTGTCGCATGTCGTGGCCTGGATTCCAAAACCTGCCAATGCAAATTTTATGATCGGCGCAAAGAAGAAGTATCCGATTGCATCGTTCTGCGCCCGGCAATGGTGCCGGGCTTTCCGTGGCTGCCCAGCACCTGTGCGTATCGATTGATTCATGAAGGCAAAGATTTGGAAGATTGGCACCCTTTGGTATCTGGTGATCCACAATCCGTCCATCGTGCCGGCATCTCTGTGAAGGGAAAAACCGTCGACGAAGAAGAAGCCGGAGACGAACTTGATGACTACATTGTCAAATGGCCTGAATAA
- the gyrB gene encoding DNA topoisomerase (ATP-hydrolyzing) subunit B, whose translation MKMAEESNPDKELSEIESADEYGADSIKVLRGLEAVRKRPGMYIGDTDDGTGLHHMVYEVVDNSIDEAMAGFCTRINVCLNVDGSVTVSDDGRGIPVEIHEEEGISAAEVIMTQLHAGGKFDQNSYKISGGLHGVGISVVNALSSLLELCICRDGKEHKMQFRDGDTVAPLKETGTAPLGEDGTPRSGTEVTFHPSAEVFSDNIRFEHDILRSRLRELAFLNSGIAIVLTDNREVEPITEEMLYDGGLKAYVEYIDRSKTAIHSPPISLTDERNGIVVEVAMQWTDAYHENMLCFTNNIPQRDGGTHLAGFRGALTRTINAFASSSALAKKDRMQLTGEDAREGLTCVLSVKVPDPKFSSQTKEKLVSSEVRPVVESIVGDRLSQWFEEHPNEGKRIMAKASEAAAAREAARKARELTRRKGALDISSLPGKLADCQARDPAVAEIFIVEGDSAGGSAKQGRNRANQAILPLRGKILNVERARFDKMLSSVEIGTLITALGAGIGADDFNIEKLRYHKVIIMTDADVDGAHIRTLLLTFFYRQMPALIERGYLYIAQPPLYRSKRGNSEVYLKDDRALEDYLIGAGIEDAVLTLHDGQQLAGDDLAAVLDDARVARNLLAPLARRVGSLALVEQAGILGAFNPDVFADAKNAETVAEFTARRLDGIVSALERGWSSNIETDGTMSFERILRGVPERLKIDAKVISMVEASKLDAMAGKLQQIYARQSTLVRKEVITDITGPTGLVNAVMDVGRKGMAIQRYKGLGEMNPEQLWETTLDPDARTLLQVRISHAEAQEDIFSTLMGDVVEPRREFIQTHALEVANLDV comes from the coding sequence ATGAAGATGGCGGAAGAATCCAATCCCGATAAAGAACTGAGCGAAATTGAAAGCGCCGATGAATATGGCGCTGATTCCATCAAGGTCCTGCGCGGCCTTGAGGCGGTGCGCAAACGCCCGGGCATGTATATCGGCGATACGGACGATGGCACCGGATTGCATCACATGGTCTATGAGGTGGTGGACAATTCCATCGATGAGGCCATGGCCGGGTTTTGCACCCGCATTAATGTGTGCCTGAATGTCGATGGCTCCGTCACGGTTTCTGATGATGGCCGGGGGATTCCGGTTGAGATTCATGAAGAAGAAGGCATCTCTGCCGCCGAAGTGATCATGACCCAGCTTCATGCCGGGGGTAAATTTGACCAGAACAGCTACAAGATATCCGGTGGGTTGCATGGGGTTGGCATCTCCGTGGTGAACGCCCTGTCATCGTTGTTGGAACTTTGTATTTGTCGCGATGGCAAGGAACACAAGATGCAGTTCCGCGATGGTGATACGGTTGCCCCCTTAAAAGAAACCGGCACGGCACCCCTTGGTGAAGATGGCACCCCACGCAGTGGTACTGAGGTAACGTTTCATCCATCGGCCGAGGTGTTTTCCGATAACATCCGGTTTGAACATGACATTTTGCGTTCCCGGCTGAGGGAGCTGGCCTTTCTGAACTCTGGCATTGCCATTGTTTTGACGGACAACCGCGAAGTAGAGCCCATCACTGAAGAAATGCTTTATGACGGCGGGCTGAAGGCCTATGTGGAATATATTGATCGTTCCAAAACGGCGATCCATTCACCGCCCATTTCCCTAACCGATGAGCGCAATGGCATCGTTGTCGAAGTCGCCATGCAATGGACCGATGCCTATCACGAAAACATGCTGTGTTTTACCAACAACATTCCCCAGCGCGATGGTGGCACCCATTTGGCCGGGTTCCGTGGCGCGCTGACGCGAACCATTAATGCGTTTGCGTCATCTTCTGCGCTGGCCAAGAAAGACCGGATGCAATTGACCGGCGAAGACGCCCGCGAAGGGCTGACATGCGTGTTATCGGTTAAGGTTCCGGATCCTAAATTTTCATCCCAGACCAAGGAAAAACTGGTTTCATCTGAAGTCCGCCCCGTTGTGGAAAGCATTGTCGGTGATCGTCTCAGCCAATGGTTCGAAGAACACCCCAATGAAGGCAAACGCATCATGGCCAAGGCATCGGAAGCGGCTGCTGCGCGCGAAGCCGCCCGTAAAGCGCGGGAATTGACCCGGCGCAAGGGTGCTTTGGATATATCTTCTCTGCCGGGTAAATTGGCAGATTGTCAGGCGCGTGATCCGGCCGTTGCCGAAATATTCATCGTCGAAGGGGATTCCGCCGGGGGCTCTGCGAAACAGGGCCGCAATCGGGCCAATCAGGCGATCCTGCCGTTGCGGGGTAAAATTCTGAATGTGGAACGTGCCCGTTTTGACAAAATGCTGTCATCAGTAGAAATTGGCACCTTGATTACGGCGCTCGGTGCAGGGATCGGGGCTGATGATTTCAATATAGAAAAGCTGCGCTATCACAAGGTCATCATCATGACCGATGCTGATGTTGATGGGGCCCATATTCGCACGTTATTGCTGACTTTCTTCTATCGCCAAATGCCGGCGTTGATTGAACGGGGGTATCTCTATATTGCCCAACCGCCCCTGTATCGGTCGAAACGAGGCAATTCAGAAGTGTATCTGAAAGATGATCGCGCCCTTGAAGATTATCTCATCGGTGCCGGGATTGAAGATGCCGTTCTGACCCTTCATGACGGCCAGCAATTGGCCGGCGATGATCTGGCGGCAGTTCTGGATGATGCCCGGGTGGCACGCAACCTTTTGGCGCCTCTGGCCCGAAGGGTTGGCTCTTTGGCGTTGGTGGAACAGGCAGGTATTCTGGGCGCATTCAACCCGGATGTTTTTGCGGATGCAAAAAATGCCGAAACCGTTGCAGAATTTACAGCAAGACGTCTGGATGGCATTGTTTCCGCCCTAGAACGCGGCTGGTCTTCAAATATTGAAACCGATGGCACCATGTCTTTTGAACGCATTCTGCGGGGCGTGCCGGAACGGCTCAAGATCGATGCCAAGGTGATCTCCATGGTAGAGGCAAGCAAGCTTGATGCTATGGCTGGAAAATTGCAGCAGATTTATGCCCGTCAATCCACGCTGGTGCGCAAAGAAGTGATCACCGACATTACCGGGCCCACCGGCTTGGTGAATGCGGTCATGGACGTTGGCCGCAAGGGCATGGCAATTCAGCGATATAAAGGTCTTGGTGAAATGAACCCGGAACAGCTTTGGGAAACCACGTTGGACCCCGATGCGCGGACCCTGCTTCAGGTTCGGATCAGCCATGCCGAGGCTCAGGAAGATATTTTTTCCACATTGATGGGTGACGTCGTGGAGCCCCGGCGTGAATTTATTCAGACCCATGCGCTGGAAGTGGCCAATCTCGACGTTTAA
- a CDS encoding multidrug effflux MFS transporter — MSRLRPESLSMTLLLTALIAIGAMSINMTLPALPAMAEVFGVAGGIVLMTVALFSFGFAVGQLFYGAVSDRFGRRPVLLVGTLLYTATSLACYLAPNIETLIIARLLQGLAAASAQVLARAIVRDIYTPNEAAKVLSLIAAVFTITPAFAPLIGGVLQAWLGWRSIFAVLTGFSTILVLAVFFGLNESLKRLDPEALRPTRLMTNTAALLKNRTFLGYTLVFSAVFAAMFGFHSGSSFVFIKLLGYGPEAYGVLFMTVIGGYLVGTVLSMKITLTIGYQRLVWIGMMICLCASATMLALTLLAPLGVLILIIPQFIFMIGVGLALPNSLAGAMAPFPDKAGSSAALIGFFQQASGGAMVASLGALSTDSAVPMVACVFSGTVIAVLALIVIVPRTPSGA, encoded by the coding sequence ATGTCCCGTCTCCGGCCTGAATCCCTTTCCATGACCCTGCTTCTGACGGCGCTGATCGCCATCGGGGCGATGTCCATTAACATGACCCTGCCCGCCCTTCCTGCTATGGCCGAAGTATTCGGCGTTGCCGGCGGGATCGTGCTGATGACCGTTGCCCTGTTTTCCTTTGGCTTTGCAGTGGGGCAATTGTTCTATGGCGCCGTGTCAGACCGCTTTGGTCGCCGCCCGGTGTTGTTGGTGGGCACGTTGCTTTATACGGCCACCTCCCTTGCCTGTTATCTGGCACCCAACATTGAAACCCTGATCATTGCCCGCCTGCTTCAAGGGTTGGCCGCTGCTTCCGCCCAGGTTTTGGCCCGGGCCATTGTGCGCGACATCTATACCCCCAATGAGGCCGCAAAAGTTCTTTCCCTGATTGCTGCCGTTTTTACCATCACCCCTGCCTTTGCCCCGCTGATCGGCGGGGTGTTACAGGCATGGCTAGGCTGGCGATCCATCTTTGCCGTGTTGACGGGGTTCAGCACCATCTTGGTTTTGGCCGTGTTTTTTGGCCTGAATGAGAGTCTAAAGCGCCTGGACCCCGAAGCGCTGCGCCCCACGCGCCTGATGACCAATACCGCTGCATTGCTTAAAAACCGGACCTTTTTAGGCTACACCCTTGTCTTTTCTGCTGTTTTTGCAGCGATGTTCGGATTCCATTCCGGATCGTCCTTTGTTTTCATTAAATTGCTGGGGTATGGGCCCGAAGCCTATGGTGTGTTGTTCATGACCGTGATTGGCGGGTATTTGGTCGGCACTGTTTTGTCCATGAAGATCACCCTGACCATTGGCTATCAGCGGCTGGTCTGGATTGGCATGATGATCTGCCTATGCGCCAGCGCCACCATGTTGGCCTTGACGCTGCTGGCACCCCTTGGGGTTTTGATCCTCATCATCCCGCAATTTATATTCATGATCGGTGTTGGGCTTGCCCTGCCCAACTCTCTGGCCGGGGCCATGGCACCATTTCCAGACAAAGCGGGGTCATCAGCCGCTTTGATCGGATTTTTCCAACAAGCAAGCGGCGGCGCCATGGTGGCAAGTCTTGGGGCGCTCAGCACCGACAGTGCCGTGCCCATGGTGGCCTGTGTTTTCTCAGGGACCGTCATCGCAGTTCTGGCCCTAATCGTGATCGTTCCCCGGACCCCGTCCGGGGCTTAA
- a CDS encoding DNA polymerase III subunit beta, with protein MQFTIERASLLRSLGHVQSVVERRNAIPILNNVLIEAANGAIKLTATDMELAIAESVPAEVATPGSLTAPAHTFYDIVRKLPDGAQVSVEEGDGRLTLRSGRSTFQLACLPPADFPALGTDDQPHNFSLSASAARALIDHTRFAISTEETRYYLNGIYLHAADQDGIKVLRAVATDGHRMARFDVPMPEGAADIPGVIVPRKMVSEWRKLIDEAESDIVVGLSEAKINLSFDDVVLTSKLIDGTFPDYQRVIPDSNERLLEVDRKDFAEAVDRVSTISTEKSRAVKLAIDKGVLTLSVTSLDQGQAEEELEVSFDAEGLEIGFNSRYLLDIAERIEGDKARFRLNDSASAAIVSDVDDANALYVIMPMRV; from the coding sequence ATGCAATTTACCATTGAACGTGCTTCTCTGCTTCGCTCTCTTGGCCATGTCCAGAGTGTTGTAGAACGGCGCAACGCCATTCCCATCCTTAACAATGTCCTGATTGAGGCCGCCAACGGCGCGATCAAGCTGACGGCAACGGATATGGAGCTTGCCATTGCGGAATCTGTGCCCGCAGAAGTTGCGACGCCCGGATCCTTGACCGCACCGGCGCACACCTTTTACGACATCGTGCGAAAGCTCCCTGACGGCGCGCAGGTTTCTGTGGAAGAAGGCGACGGCAGGCTTACCCTACGTTCGGGCCGTTCCACATTTCAGTTGGCCTGTTTGCCGCCGGCGGACTTTCCAGCCCTTGGCACTGATGACCAGCCGCACAATTTTTCTTTGTCCGCATCTGCAGCGCGGGCATTGATCGATCACACGCGGTTCGCAATTTCAACTGAGGAAACCCGTTATTATCTTAACGGCATTTATCTTCATGCGGCGGATCAGGATGGGATCAAGGTGCTTCGTGCTGTTGCCACAGATGGCCACAGGATGGCGCGGTTTGATGTGCCTATGCCTGAAGGGGCTGCGGATATCCCGGGGGTTATTGTTCCCCGGAAAATGGTGTCTGAATGGCGCAAGCTGATTGATGAAGCTGAGAGCGATATTGTGGTTGGGTTGTCTGAAGCCAAAATCAACCTGTCTTTCGATGATGTTGTACTGACGTCTAAATTGATTGATGGCACCTTCCCCGATTATCAAAGGGTTATCCCCGATTCAAATGAGCGCCTGTTAGAGGTGGATCGCAAAGATTTTGCCGAAGCGGTTGATCGTGTTTCTACGATCTCTACCGAGAAATCCCGCGCGGTAAAATTGGCCATCGACAAAGGGGTTCTTACCCTGTCGGTCACCAGTCTGGATCAAGGCCAGGCAGAAGAAGAGCTTGAGGTCAGTTTTGATGCCGAGGGGCTAGAGATTGGCTTCAATTCCCGTTACCTGCTGGATATTGCCGAACGGATTGAGGGTGATAAAGCCCGATTCCGGCTGAACGATTCAGCATCCGCTGCCATTGTCAGTGATGTGGACGATGCCAATGCGCTGTATGTCATCATGCCGATGCGTGTCTAG
- a CDS encoding PBP1A family penicillin-binding protein — protein MLVKWALVAGIWGAIAVSSLIAWYAYDLGPVTGSIPKLERRPSVTLLAADGTPFARFGEARARPIVVSKLPKHVPQAVVAVEDARFYSHFGVDLIGLARAVVVNLWAGRIKQGGSTITQQLAKNLFLGPERVFKRKIQELVLALWLEHHLSKDEILSLYLNRVYLGAGNFGIAAAARSYFNKPAKDLQLNEAAMLAGLLKAPSRYAPNRHRGRATRRAAVVLDRMVAAGFITPAQARVVKLNPARLGRQSARVGRYYADWALNQARGYVGSAKGDLVVQTTLDLRLQRAAERAVQKLMAGPAKGRNVGQAALVIMAPNGAVKAMVGGKNYGKSQFNRATQALRQPGSSFKPFVYLAGLESGLTPKSIIKDAPVRMGSFAPRNYNGKFYGPVTLTDGLVKSLNTVAVRVLQHAGVDRVIRRARRLGITSKLRREGGLALGASEVSLIELVGAYAPFANGGNGVFIHGVTRVKDTSGKTRYVRSGSGPGRRIEPGMLADMNKMMTAVMERGTGHRGRFGHPIGGKTGTTQDYRDAWFVGYSANYVAGVWLGNDNGKSMKRVTGGSLPAKIWRDVMVEAHEGKPAIPLPGAKGGSFWGRLFGNSDPAPDRDAYPSDSD, from the coding sequence GTGTTGGTGAAATGGGCATTGGTGGCAGGGATTTGGGGGGCCATTGCGGTCTCATCCCTGATTGCCTGGTACGCCTATGATCTGGGGCCAGTGACCGGGTCTATTCCAAAACTGGAACGCCGCCCATCGGTGACACTGTTGGCAGCAGACGGCACACCCTTTGCCCGGTTTGGCGAGGCCCGCGCCCGGCCCATCGTTGTTTCAAAGTTGCCAAAACATGTGCCCCAGGCCGTGGTCGCCGTGGAAGACGCCCGCTTTTATTCCCATTTCGGCGTGGACTTAATCGGCCTTGCCCGTGCGGTGGTGGTCAATCTATGGGCAGGCAGAATCAAGCAAGGTGGCTCTACCATTACCCAGCAGCTTGCGAAGAATTTGTTTCTGGGCCCAGAGCGTGTTTTCAAGCGAAAAATTCAGGAACTGGTGTTGGCCCTGTGGTTAGAGCATCACCTGAGCAAGGATGAAATCCTGTCGCTTTACCTTAACCGGGTCTATCTGGGGGCGGGTAATTTCGGGATTGCGGCGGCGGCGCGCAGTTATTTTAACAAGCCCGCAAAAGACCTGCAGCTAAACGAAGCAGCAATGCTGGCGGGGCTTTTAAAGGCACCGTCGCGTTATGCGCCCAACCGTCATCGGGGCCGTGCCACACGGCGCGCCGCGGTGGTGCTTGATCGTATGGTGGCAGCGGGGTTTATCACCCCCGCCCAGGCCCGGGTGGTGAAGCTCAACCCGGCCCGGCTGGGTCGTCAATCGGCACGGGTTGGGCGCTATTATGCCGACTGGGCATTGAATCAGGCGCGGGGCTATGTGGGTTCAGCCAAGGGGGATCTTGTGGTCCAGACCACCCTTGATTTGCGGCTTCAGCGCGCCGCTGAACGGGCAGTTCAAAAGCTGATGGCTGGCCCGGCGAAGGGGCGCAATGTTGGTCAGGCCGCCCTTGTGATCATGGCCCCCAATGGGGCGGTCAAGGCCATGGTTGGGGGAAAAAATTACGGAAAAAGTCAGTTTAACCGGGCCACTCAGGCGCTTCGCCAACCGGGGTCCTCTTTTAAACCCTTTGTCTATCTGGCCGGTCTGGAATCGGGGTTAACGCCAAAATCCATCATCAAGGATGCCCCGGTTCGGATGGGCAGTTTTGCGCCGCGAAATTACAATGGGAAATTTTATGGCCCGGTTACCCTGACCGATGGGCTTGTTAAATCGCTGAACACTGTGGCGGTGCGGGTCCTGCAACATGCCGGTGTTGATCGGGTTATTCGCCGCGCCCGAAGGTTGGGCATAACATCAAAACTTCGCCGCGAAGGCGGCCTTGCTTTGGGGGCATCTGAAGTTAGCCTGATTGAACTGGTTGGGGCATATGCCCCGTTTGCCAATGGCGGAAATGGTGTTTTTATTCATGGCGTTACGCGGGTCAAAGATACAAGTGGCAAGACACGCTATGTGCGGTCCGGGTCCGGGCCGGGCCGACGTATAGAACCCGGCATGTTGGCCGATATGAATAAGATGATGACGGCAGTGATGGAACGGGGAACCGGGCATCGGGGGCGTTTTGGTCACCCAATCGGGGGCAAGACCGGAACCACCCAAGATTACCGGGATGCGTGGTTTGTTGGCTACAGCGCCAATTATGTGGCTGGGGTGTGGCTTGGCAATGACAATGGAAAATCAATGAAGCGGGTCACCGGCGGCAGCCTGCCCGCCAAGATTTGGCGCGATGTGATGGTTGAGGCCCATGAAGGCAAGCCAGCCATTCCCCTTCCGGGGGCAAAAGGGGGAAGTTTTTGGGGCCGTTTATTTGGCAATTCTGACCCGGCCCCTGATCGGGATGCGTATCCGTCTGATTCTGATTAA